A window from Gottschalkiaceae bacterium SANA encodes these proteins:
- a CDS encoding DUF2161 family putative PD-(D/E)XK-type phosphodiesterase, translated as MRETALYLPVKELFESLGYDVQSEVQDIDVLATNADAMIIIELKKELNLKLIVQGAQRQKISEIVYVAIKAPTYKVRMSNTFTEKVYLLKRLGIGLILVHFKESGDVAMIEQDPSVFDLKQSQRLNKKTRQRALKEKSMRSGDYNMGGQRGKKITAYRENTLLIAGLLAKNGVMKVSDLRVLAGEKTGSILQKDYYGYFQRVKKGYYDLSEGGKEAVGTYGYIIDKLL; from the coding sequence ATGAGGGAAACAGCATTATATCTACCGGTTAAAGAATTGTTTGAATCACTTGGATATGACGTGCAATCAGAGGTTCAGGATATTGATGTTCTTGCTACAAATGCCGACGCGATGATCATTATTGAACTCAAGAAAGAACTGAATTTGAAGCTGATCGTTCAAGGAGCTCAGCGACAAAAAATAAGTGAAATTGTTTATGTGGCAATTAAAGCCCCGACCTATAAAGTGCGTATGTCAAATACGTTTACAGAAAAGGTGTATTTATTAAAACGTCTGGGTATTGGCTTGATTCTTGTTCATTTTAAAGAGAGTGGTGATGTTGCTATGATCGAACAGGACCCCTCAGTATTTGATTTGAAGCAATCCCAACGGCTTAACAAAAAAACGAGACAGCGAGCCCTAAAAGAAAAGTCGATGCGCAGCGGTGACTATAATATGGGTGGACAAAGAGGGAAAAAAATTACAGCATATAGAGAAAACACCTTGTTGATTGCTGGCTTATTGGCAAAAAATGGTGTGATGAAAGTCTCGGATCTTCGAGTTTTGGCTGGAGAAAAAACGGGTTCAATTCTTCAGAAGGATTACTATGGATATTTTCAACGTGTAAAAAAGGGATATTATGATTTAAGTGAAGGGGGCAAAGAAGCTGTTGGGACGTATGGGTATATTATTGATAAACTCTTATAA
- a CDS encoding polyphosphate polymerase domain-containing protein, translated as MILLDVLRQEKKYRISLLAYQQLDFRLQAIMQADQNNNGQGYLVRSLYFDTVRDQDYAEKLDGLHERKKIRLRIYDPETKTVKLEMKEKIGENQRKRSLLVTKQEAQAFIQGDFKALLQYKNPFALELYGILSFGCYRPKCIIEYRRKAYISATNQTRLTFDYELQATEANLDLFSEQLQTRPIAPMDSVVFEVKYDHFLLTYIRDLIRSCNKTESAMSKYCMGRMINLT; from the coding sequence GTGATATTACTTGATGTTTTGCGGCAAGAAAAGAAATATCGAATTTCATTGTTGGCTTACCAGCAGTTAGATTTTAGATTACAAGCAATTATGCAAGCCGATCAGAACAATAACGGACAAGGTTATCTTGTCCGTTCTTTATATTTTGATACAGTTCGAGATCAGGATTACGCAGAAAAATTGGATGGTTTGCATGAACGAAAGAAAATTCGTCTGCGAATTTATGATCCAGAAACAAAAACTGTAAAATTGGAAATGAAAGAAAAGATTGGAGAAAATCAAAGGAAAAGAAGTTTGCTGGTTACCAAGCAAGAAGCACAAGCCTTTATTCAAGGCGATTTCAAGGCTTTGTTGCAATACAAGAATCCTTTTGCACTGGAGCTTTACGGGATTCTAAGTTTTGGATGCTATCGGCCGAAATGTATCATTGAGTATCGTCGAAAGGCTTATATTTCAGCAACCAACCAGACACGATTAACCTTTGACTATGAACTGCAAGCAACCGAGGCGAATTTAGATCTTTTTTCAGAGCAACTTCAAACCCGTCCAATCGCACCTATGGATAGTGTGGTGTTTGAAGTGAAATATGATCATTTTTTATTGACGTATATTCGAGATCTAATTCGCTCTTGCAATAAAACGGAAAGCGCAATGAGTAAGTATTGCATGGGTAGAATGATCAATTTGACATAG
- a CDS encoding DUF4956 domain-containing protein yields the protein MKEYFYDFLVTQGVGLSQRTILINFALAIVIGMVIYFAYQFSHTGAVYSARFNLSLVMLTVITTLVMTVIGSNIALSLGMVGALSIVRFRTAIKDPRDTAFIFWSIATGICCGVSEYFVAGVGSAILFILLLIFGRIQTNDRYLLIVRGDREKEEKIEALIEAYYRSKAKARVKNTNIESVEFIYEISRRLLEQSQKAGGSITNKLYELEGIQYVNLVCQNDEVNG from the coding sequence ATGAAAGAGTATTTTTACGATTTTTTAGTAACACAGGGAGTTGGATTGTCGCAACGTACAATTCTAATAAATTTTGCTTTGGCTATTGTAATTGGTATGGTGATCTATTTTGCTTATCAATTTTCACATACAGGGGCTGTTTATAGTGCGAGATTTAATCTCTCCTTGGTGATGTTGACTGTAATTACCACCTTGGTGATGACCGTGATTGGGAGCAATATTGCACTCTCCTTAGGAATGGTGGGCGCCTTGTCAATTGTACGCTTTCGAACAGCGATTAAAGATCCACGTGATACGGCATTTATATTTTGGAGCATTGCTACTGGGATTTGTTGTGGCGTTTCGGAATATTTTGTGGCAGGCGTAGGATCGGCAATCCTCTTTATTCTTTTATTGATTTTTGGGCGAATTCAGACCAATGATCGATATCTATTAATTGTGAGAGGTGATCGTGAAAAAGAGGAGAAAATTGAAGCGTTAATAGAGGCATATTATCGCAGCAAAGCCAAGGCGCGAGTGAAAAATACAAATATAGAGAGTGTGGAATTTATTTATGAGATTTCTCGTCGTCTGTTGGAACAATCACAAAAAGCAGGAGGATCCATTACGAACAAATTATATGAGTTAGAAGGAATTCAGTACGTGAACTTGGTCTGTCAAAATGACGAAGTAAATGGATAG
- a CDS encoding CotH kinase family protein, producing MISKKKLSVLLILILLSVTVWAGKSTESIEAARFHQHQELKQADALPKVILHLSTPMSFEYGAPLETFDVKIEIQKDPTQSVHEKTWMSNGKIRYRGNSSLYYDKKQYQIHLINEAGEEEKRSVLGMSADEEWVLNGSMIDQSFIRNYLGFNIAGEIMDYAPNVRFCEVELHIDGEVIPQGLYLFVENVKRGEDRVDIKKYDPALPSSAYVIRRDRYHPDENIISTYADEIGASREFIGVKYPGPSTINKETLDFIQEDVSKIEQVLYASDQKIFETYPDYIDVDSFVDYFIINEFLANYDAGIYSTYAYKDLGGKLSMGPVWDFDQELGNDPVHEFRVDQFVLPSYPWFNALVKDREFIDRVVERYHELRQGVLSETYLLSYIDDTIVFLGDSIERDRDIWIADETLEKMKDYGTEIEKMKSLIHEKGDWMDLHIDDLYQYTRPPVVSNAPRNLAAILFVLSFILAVLLARRE from the coding sequence ATGATATCAAAGAAAAAGTTGAGTGTTCTTCTTATTCTTATCCTTCTATCCGTGACAGTATGGGCAGGTAAGAGTACGGAAAGTATAGAAGCTGCACGCTTTCACCAACATCAAGAATTGAAGCAAGCAGATGCATTGCCTAAAGTAATTTTACACTTGTCCACCCCCATGAGTTTTGAATATGGGGCGCCTTTAGAGACCTTTGATGTTAAAATTGAAATTCAAAAGGATCCGACACAGTCGGTCCATGAAAAAACATGGATGTCAAACGGGAAAATCAGATATCGTGGGAATTCATCCTTGTACTACGACAAAAAGCAATATCAAATTCATCTGATTAATGAAGCGGGGGAAGAAGAAAAACGTTCGGTTCTAGGTATGTCAGCTGATGAAGAATGGGTGTTAAACGGATCCATGATCGATCAATCATTTATTCGTAATTATTTGGGATTTAACATTGCTGGGGAGATTATGGACTATGCGCCAAATGTGCGATTTTGCGAGGTGGAGCTTCACATCGACGGCGAAGTTATCCCTCAAGGTCTTTACCTGTTTGTTGAAAATGTAAAACGAGGCGAGGATCGTGTAGACATTAAAAAGTACGACCCTGCATTGCCGTCAAGTGCATATGTAATACGACGAGACCGATATCATCCAGATGAAAATATTATCTCTACATATGCTGACGAGATAGGTGCGAGTCGAGAATTCATTGGTGTAAAATATCCCGGACCATCGACGATTAACAAGGAGACCTTAGATTTTATTCAAGAGGATGTGTCGAAGATTGAACAAGTCTTATATGCAAGCGATCAAAAAATATTTGAGACATATCCTGACTATATAGACGTAGATTCCTTTGTGGATTATTTTATTATTAATGAGTTTCTTGCTAATTATGATGCTGGTATTTACTCCACTTATGCTTATAAAGATTTGGGTGGAAAACTAAGTATGGGTCCAGTATGGGACTTTGATCAAGAACTTGGCAATGATCCTGTTCATGAATTTCGAGTTGATCAGTTTGTTTTGCCGTCCTACCCATGGTTTAATGCCTTGGTAAAAGATCGTGAATTCATTGATCGTGTTGTGGAACGATATCATGAATTGCGGCAAGGCGTTTTGAGTGAAACCTACTTGCTCTCTTATATCGATGATACGATCGTTTTTCTGGGAGATTCTATTGAAAGGGATCGTGATATTTGGATTGCTGATGAGACGTTAGAGAAAATGAAGGATTATGGAACGGAAATTGAGAAAATGAAATCTCTAATCCATGAGAAAGGGGATTGGATGGATCTTCATATTGACGATCTATATCAATACACCCGTCCGCCAGTCGTAAGCAATGCACCTAGAAATCTGGCAGCGATCTTGTTTGTACTATCATTTATTCTTGCAGTATTGCTTGCAAGGAGGGAATAG
- a CDS encoding glycosyltransferase, whose protein sequence is MEKMRLRRKILLLLTLISSVIYIGWRIIYTIPTSYGWLSLLAGVALIVAETISVIEAFEHYRNMSSAVIPEKPEIPLEWFPEIDVLIATHNEPVELLYKTINGCNHMDYPDSKKVHIHLCDDMDRPEMRDLADEMGIGYFGLSENDEAKAGNLNNALEKTHAPLVVTFDADMIPTHKFLLETVPYFFLPRMEKNKDGLWVERENVDEEDKIGFIQTPQSFYNADLFQYNLHSEDRIPNEQDYFFREVNVGRNRTNSAIYAGSNTVISRQALEEVGGITVGTITEDFATGIEIQSKGYRCYAIDQALAHGLAPTTVLSLIKQRERWGRGCVQTIRRKEFIFNKDLNWRTKLSYYASFMYWWTFMRRFIYIISPILFTVFHIHVVECSLWELIIIWLPSYLLYNRTLRVISGNIRNQRWSNVVDTIIFPYLVFPIFLETIGVKLSKFAVTKKDRSTINSESNLRYAAPHMILIVFSLIGLYVSVRDAVIFHSFGNIIVIYWLCVNLYNLTMAVLFMLGRTNYRQYERFDAEVDVRIILPEETIVTRTCDISEFGLALMMDQSQLIPVDETCTLRIHNERYEAEVDAKLVHVIQVENQVKYCFEIVSCTPADKRKYYQIVYDRGHSYPNYLSPSVTVLDDLRVNLQGRAFVPMQSNRKRPRILLNQSILTSDGEKAILRDFNYKYALVEIEGGHRDKLSLELESGQFMELIYDERISVFKGPNEGVYHVENAEVLVSSQRFQKLMESWIQEKQKINHDLSELHEATDLDG, encoded by the coding sequence ATGGAGAAGATGCGATTGCGACGAAAGATTTTATTGTTACTCACTTTGATTAGCTCAGTGATCTATATTGGATGGAGGATAATCTATACCATACCAACAAGTTATGGCTGGCTGTCACTATTAGCTGGAGTGGCTTTAATTGTTGCGGAAACGATTAGTGTGATTGAAGCCTTTGAACATTATCGGAATATGAGCAGTGCGGTGATCCCAGAAAAACCGGAAATTCCGTTGGAATGGTTTCCTGAAATCGATGTACTGATTGCGACACATAATGAGCCGGTAGAATTGTTGTATAAAACAATCAATGGATGTAATCATATGGACTACCCAGATTCAAAGAAGGTCCATATTCATCTTTGTGATGATATGGACCGGCCCGAAATGCGGGATCTGGCTGACGAAATGGGTATTGGTTATTTTGGTTTGTCGGAGAATGATGAAGCGAAGGCGGGAAATTTAAACAATGCTCTAGAAAAAACGCATGCTCCCTTGGTTGTTACCTTTGATGCAGATATGATTCCAACCCATAAATTTCTTCTTGAAACCGTTCCGTACTTCTTTTTGCCAAGGATGGAAAAAAATAAGGATGGCCTTTGGGTCGAACGTGAGAACGTGGATGAAGAAGATAAAATTGGTTTTATCCAAACCCCTCAAAGCTTTTATAATGCCGACCTTTTTCAGTACAATCTTCATTCAGAAGATCGAATTCCCAATGAGCAGGACTATTTTTTCCGTGAAGTCAATGTTGGGCGAAATCGAACAAATTCTGCTATTTATGCGGGCTCTAACACGGTCATTTCTCGACAAGCATTGGAGGAAGTGGGTGGCATTACAGTTGGTACAATCACAGAGGACTTTGCAACCGGTATCGAAATTCAAAGCAAAGGATACCGATGCTATGCCATCGATCAAGCGCTTGCCCATGGATTGGCACCCACAACTGTCTTGAGTTTAATCAAACAGCGGGAACGTTGGGGCAGAGGCTGTGTTCAAACCATTCGACGAAAAGAGTTTATATTCAACAAAGATTTGAATTGGAGAACAAAACTGAGTTACTATGCGAGCTTTATGTATTGGTGGACATTTATGCGCCGATTTATTTACATCATCTCTCCCATTCTATTTACTGTATTTCATATTCATGTCGTGGAATGCAGTTTGTGGGAGTTAATCATTATTTGGTTGCCATCCTATTTGCTGTACAATCGCACTCTTAGAGTCATTTCAGGGAATATACGAAACCAGCGATGGAGTAATGTTGTCGATACGATTATTTTTCCTTATTTGGTCTTTCCAATTTTTCTGGAAACCATCGGAGTGAAACTCAGCAAATTTGCGGTGACAAAAAAAGATCGCTCTACCATTAATTCGGAGTCAAACTTACGATATGCTGCTCCGCACATGATTCTAATTGTATTTTCACTGATCGGGCTCTATGTTAGTGTTAGAGATGCTGTCATTTTTCATTCATTTGGAAATATCATTGTGATCTATTGGCTTTGTGTTAACCTTTACAATCTGACTATGGCGGTCTTATTTATGTTAGGGCGCACCAATTATCGCCAATACGAACGGTTTGATGCTGAGGTGGATGTAAGGATCATTCTGCCTGAAGAAACCATAGTGACTCGGACCTGCGATATCTCTGAATTTGGATTGGCACTCATGATGGATCAATCGCAGTTAATTCCTGTGGATGAGACCTGTACTTTACGAATTCATAACGAGCGATATGAAGCCGAAGTGGATGCTAAACTTGTTCATGTCATACAAGTGGAGAATCAAGTTAAATATTGTTTTGAAATCGTATCATGCACACCGGCAGACAAGCGGAAGTATTATCAAATCGTTTATGATCGTGGTCACTCATATCCAAATTATTTGAGTCCAAGTGTCACTGTATTGGATGATCTAAGGGTGAATTTACAAGGACGAGCATTTGTACCTATGCAGTCGAATCGAAAACGTCCTCGTATTCTTTTGAATCAATCGATTCTTACAAGTGATGGCGAAAAGGCGATCTTAAGGGATTTCAACTATAAATATGCTTTAGTTGAAATTGAAGGAGGACACCGAGATAAACTGAGCCTTGAGTTAGAAAGCGGCCAGTTTATGGAACTGATTTACGATGAGCGTATTTCAGTCTTCAAAGGACCGAATGAAGGCGTGTATCATGTAGAGAATGCGGAAGTCTTGGTTTCAAGCCAACGATTCCAAAAGTTGATGGAATCTTGGATTCAGGAGAAGCAGAAAATAAATCATGATCTGAGTGAATTACACGAAGCGACGGATCTTGACGGCTAA
- a CDS encoding DUF427 domain-containing protein: protein MKAVWKGTLLAESNQTIVIEGNHYFPPESVNRKFLEDSDHRSRCPWKGLSHYYHIVVDGEINENAAWYYPEPLEAANEIENYVAFWKGVEITEDK from the coding sequence ATGAAAGCCGTATGGAAAGGGACACTTTTAGCAGAGAGCAATCAAACCATTGTGATAGAAGGAAATCACTATTTCCCGCCTGAGTCAGTGAATAGAAAGTTTCTGGAGGATAGCGATCATCGATCTCGTTGCCCGTGGAAGGGACTGTCTCATTACTATCATATTGTTGTTGATGGAGAAATAAATGAAAATGCCGCATGGTACTATCCAGAGCCCTTAGAGGCGGCAAATGAGATTGAAAACTATGTTGCTTTTTGGAAAGGTGTTGAAATTACAGAAGATAAGTAA
- a CDS encoding GNAT family N-acetyltransferase, protein MKDIIDEMNKSENEQEQFEGVLIREQLVPGDLGYLAYLHAKIYFAECGYDLEFEGYVCKTFYEFTQRYSPEGDRFFIAEKDGMIIGNIAILYHSENEAQLRWFLILPEYRGMGLGRELFERSMEYCRKKGYKKVWLLTTDDQEKATAMYVRQGFKRVSEEPISMWGRQLIERKYELGID, encoded by the coding sequence ATGAAAGATATTATAGACGAAATGAATAAGTCTGAAAATGAACAAGAACAATTTGAAGGAGTTTTAATACGTGAACAGCTGGTTCCAGGAGATCTGGGTTATCTGGCATATCTGCATGCAAAGATTTACTTTGCAGAGTGTGGGTACGATTTGGAATTTGAAGGGTATGTATGTAAAACCTTTTATGAATTTACCCAGCGCTATTCTCCAGAAGGGGATCGTTTCTTTATTGCTGAAAAAGATGGAATGATCATCGGAAATATTGCGATTCTGTACCATAGTGAAAATGAAGCGCAGTTGCGATGGTTTCTTATCCTTCCAGAATATAGAGGGATGGGATTGGGTAGAGAACTGTTTGAAAGGTCGATGGAATATTGTCGAAAAAAGGGTTATAAAAAAGTATGGCTCCTGACAACGGATGACCAGGAAAAAGCAACGGCTATGTATGTGAGACAAGGATTTAAACGGGTTTCAGAGGAGCCGATCAGCATGTGGGGCCGTCAGTTAATTGAACGGAAATATGAGCTTGGCATAGATTAA
- a CDS encoding DEAD/DEAH box helicase has translation MISQDLKINPSILKAVDEQNYKKATPIQEKAIPIVLSGKDLLACAQTGTGKTAAFALPILHMLSKEWGKGEDFHPIRALVLAPTRELALQIGDSFKSYGQYLKMQTAVVYGGVPINRNIKALKREPSILVATPGRLLDLIDEGMVDLDRVEFLVLDEADRMLDLGMIQDVKAILSSLPAERQNLLFSATLPDEISKLSTSILKNPARVEVKGKPVKKAGIKQKLYYVDEPDKISLLLYLLKDQSFDSVLVFVRTKKKADQVLKAIQVANISVGVIHGDKNQTDRVQALSLFKKKEIRVLVATDVAARGIDIDRLSHVVNLNIPAVSETYIHRIGRTGRAGMSGIAISFCNNQEIPRLKAIEKLQGIELACVEEHPYVLYNIAIKQSREKYREKPMSKDKPKKRNEKPGERKRSEKSNDRKKNEKANGKKRNEKSSNQKKKFGNSKSENQQANRSKNRPKGKRNK, from the coding sequence ATGATATCTCAAGACTTAAAGATAAATCCATCCATCCTTAAAGCAGTAGACGAGCAAAATTATAAAAAAGCAACGCCCATCCAAGAAAAGGCAATACCGATTGTACTTAGCGGCAAGGATTTGCTTGCTTGTGCACAAACGGGAACAGGAAAAACGGCTGCCTTTGCGCTTCCGATCCTGCATATGCTTTCGAAAGAGTGGGGAAAAGGAGAAGATTTTCATCCGATTCGAGCATTAGTTTTAGCACCGACGCGGGAATTGGCACTTCAAATTGGTGATAGTTTTAAAAGCTATGGTCAATATTTAAAAATGCAAACTGCTGTTGTTTATGGGGGAGTCCCAATCAATCGCAATATCAAGGCATTGAAAAGAGAGCCAAGCATATTGGTTGCGACGCCAGGGCGACTTTTGGACTTGATCGATGAAGGCATGGTTGACTTGGACCGTGTTGAATTTCTTGTACTGGATGAGGCGGATCGCATGCTAGATCTAGGTATGATTCAAGATGTAAAAGCAATTCTATCGAGTTTACCAGCAGAGAGACAGAATTTATTGTTTTCTGCTACGTTGCCGGACGAAATTTCGAAACTTTCTACTTCTATTTTGAAGAATCCTGCTAGAGTGGAAGTAAAAGGCAAGCCTGTAAAAAAAGCTGGGATCAAGCAAAAACTTTATTACGTTGATGAACCAGATAAAATTTCTTTGTTGCTGTATTTACTAAAAGACCAATCCTTTGATTCGGTTTTGGTTTTTGTACGGACAAAGAAGAAGGCCGACCAAGTACTAAAAGCCATTCAAGTAGCCAATATAAGTGTTGGTGTGATCCATGGCGATAAAAATCAAACGGATAGAGTCCAAGCTTTGTCGCTTTTTAAGAAGAAAGAAATACGAGTATTGGTTGCAACAGATGTTGCGGCACGGGGAATTGATATCGATCGATTGTCTCATGTAGTGAATCTGAATATTCCAGCTGTTTCGGAAACCTATATTCATAGAATTGGTCGAACCGGAAGAGCCGGAATGAGCGGTATTGCCATATCTTTTTGCAACAATCAAGAAATCCCTCGATTGAAAGCGATTGAAAAACTTCAAGGCATTGAGCTTGCATGCGTTGAAGAACATCCATACGTGCTTTATAATATTGCAATTAAGCAGAGCCGGGAAAAATATCGAGAGAAGCCGATGTCGAAAGACAAACCGAAAAAGAGAAATGAAAAACCTGGCGAAAGAAAGAGAAGCGAAAAGTCCAACGATAGAAAGAAAAACGAAAAAGCTAACGGGAAGAAAAGAAATGAGAAATCGAGTAATCAAAAAAAGAAGTTTGGAAATTCCAAGTCCGAAAATCAACAGGCTAATAGATCCAAGAACAGGCCGAAAGGTAAAAGGAACAAGTAA
- a CDS encoding type 1 glutamine amidotransferase domain-containing protein, giving the protein MGNQIVTLVSGIVLGIGLILVLLPKILRKIGLHPHYEGESYNLEGKRALLITTSHDSLGDQGKKTGVYASEMTVPYYQFLDAKMTVDLASIRGGKIPIESASLKYPLATPQDRRFLQDVIFKGKVENSMSVDDVDVSNYDLIFLAGGWGAAYDLGTSQVLGEKLTQANATNKVLGSVCHGALGFVQAKEVNGQPLVKGKKMTAVTDKQVHELKITITPMHPETELRKLGANFKSNTAFKDVFANLVLVDGNIVTGQNQNAGAETAQTMMRLLIDGIKKGDEK; this is encoded by the coding sequence ATGGGAAATCAGATCGTGACTCTTGTTTCTGGAATTGTTTTGGGGATTGGATTGATCTTGGTCCTTCTTCCAAAAATCTTAAGAAAGATTGGTTTGCATCCTCACTACGAAGGGGAAAGCTATAACTTGGAGGGAAAGAGAGCCTTACTGATTACGACTAGTCACGATAGCCTTGGGGATCAAGGAAAAAAAACTGGCGTATACGCATCAGAAATGACGGTACCATACTATCAATTTTTAGATGCGAAAATGACGGTTGATTTGGCAAGTATTCGGGGGGGAAAAATTCCAATCGAGTCGGCCAGTCTTAAATACCCTCTTGCAACCCCTCAAGATCGAAGATTTTTACAGGATGTTATCTTTAAGGGAAAAGTTGAGAACTCGATGTCAGTCGATGATGTGGATGTTTCTAACTATGATCTGATTTTTCTGGCTGGGGGTTGGGGTGCGGCATATGATCTTGGAACAAGCCAAGTGTTAGGTGAAAAACTGACCCAAGCCAATGCGACTAACAAAGTTTTAGGTTCTGTTTGTCATGGCGCACTTGGGTTTGTTCAGGCAAAAGAAGTGAATGGTCAACCTCTGGTAAAAGGGAAAAAGATGACGGCGGTTACTGACAAGCAAGTACATGAGCTTAAAATTACGATTACACCCATGCATCCAGAAACGGAGCTTAGAAAGCTTGGTGCGAACTTCAAAAGCAATACGGCATTTAAAGATGTCTTTGCTAACTTAGTTCTTGTGGATGGAAATATCGTGACAGGTCAAAATCAAAATGCAGGTGCGGAAACCGCTCAAACCATGATGCGGTTATTAATAGATGGGATCAAGAAGGGAGATGAAAAATGA
- a CDS encoding RidA family protein, with translation MKVVTTDNALKPSGHYSQAIIHNDLVYISGQLAIDSSTGEKRFGSIEEETAVVLQNLDLVLQEAGSNKDQVLKTTVYISDIALWGRVNQVYGEFFANHKPARAIVPTRDLHFGFKVEIEAIAAIVKPEK, from the coding sequence ATGAAAGTAGTTACTACAGATAATGCATTAAAACCTTCGGGTCATTACTCGCAGGCAATTATTCACAATGATTTGGTTTACATATCGGGACAATTGGCGATCGATTCAAGTACGGGTGAAAAACGATTTGGATCCATCGAAGAGGAAACTGCAGTGGTTCTACAAAATCTAGACTTGGTCTTACAGGAAGCGGGAAGCAATAAAGATCAGGTGTTGAAAACGACAGTATATATTTCTGATATTGCTTTATGGGGGCGCGTCAACCAAGTTTACGGAGAGTTTTTTGCCAATCATAAGCCTGCGAGAGCAATTGTTCCGACAAGAGACTTACATTTTGGTTTTAAAGTTGAGATTGAAGCGATTGCTGCAATTGTAAAACCAGAGAAGTAG
- a CDS encoding threonine synthase, protein MAISYRCHECGEKYTLDTRAFRCECGGLFDLEKAELKFTSGQIAQDEWSLFRYIHALPFESSRSVWKELSMGEGMTPILTLDPEMPNVMVKLDYAMPTLSFKDRGAVVLIAKAKELGIKKVIQDSSGNAGTSIAAYASRAGMECDIFVPEATSTKKIKQISAHGAKVHIVNGTREDTAAAALHAVEKGHAFYASHVYNPFFYEGTKTFAYEIYEQLKGVVPDSIFVPLGNGTLVLGCYYGFLELLQLKLIKKMPRIIAVQAEGCAPIYQAFIRGDQSIKEVVNTGTLAEGIAIANPLRGKQVLEAIQETAGKIIIAPEDQILDAKKVLAERGFFVETTTAATFAGFYDIYEKENYDSLGSVLIPLCGAGLKSAE, encoded by the coding sequence ATGGCGATTTCGTATAGATGTCATGAATGTGGGGAAAAGTATACCCTTGATACACGTGCTTTTCGATGTGAGTGTGGCGGTTTGTTTGATTTAGAGAAAGCTGAGCTGAAATTTACAAGTGGACAAATTGCCCAGGATGAATGGAGCTTATTTCGATATATACACGCATTACCCTTTGAAAGTAGCCGGTCGGTTTGGAAAGAGTTATCTATGGGAGAGGGAATGACCCCCATTCTCACGCTTGATCCAGAAATGCCGAATGTTATGGTGAAATTGGATTATGCTATGCCGACTCTATCCTTTAAAGATCGGGGGGCTGTCGTTTTGATAGCCAAAGCAAAAGAATTAGGGATTAAAAAAGTTATTCAAGATAGTAGTGGTAATGCTGGAACTTCCATTGCAGCCTATGCAAGCCGAGCTGGGATGGAGTGCGATATTTTTGTGCCAGAGGCGACCTCTACGAAAAAGATCAAACAGATTTCTGCTCATGGAGCAAAAGTGCATATTGTGAATGGGACGAGGGAAGATACTGCAGCAGCAGCTTTGCATGCCGTAGAGAAGGGGCATGCATTTTATGCCAGTCATGTATATAACCCCTTTTTCTACGAGGGGACTAAAACTTTTGCCTATGAAATCTATGAGCAGCTAAAGGGAGTAGTCCCTGATTCAATCTTTGTTCCTTTAGGCAATGGTACCTTGGTTTTGGGGTGCTATTATGGATTTCTGGAATTGCTTCAGTTGAAGCTAATTAAGAAAATGCCAAGAATCATTGCTGTTCAGGCTGAAGGGTGTGCACCAATTTACCAAGCTTTTATTCGGGGTGATCAATCGATCAAAGAGGTCGTAAATACCGGTACATTGGCGGAAGGCATAGCAATTGCTAATCCTTTACGAGGGAAGCAAGTCTTGGAAGCCATTCAAGAAACAGCTGGCAAGATTATTATTGCACCTGAAGACCAAATTCTTGATGCGAAAAAAGTACTCGCCGAGAGAGGTTTTTTTGTTGAAACGACCACGGCAGCAACCTTTGCAGGATTCTACGACATCTATGAAAAGGAAAATTATGATTCGCTTGGAAGTGTGTTGATCCCATTATGCGGTGCAGGATTAAAGAGTGCGGAATAA